The Pantanalinema sp. genome includes a window with the following:
- a CDS encoding DUF2089 domain-containing protein codes for MKLNQFPSRCPVCSDALRVTELACPGCDTSIRGTFGLPLLAQLPSDLQEFIVTFVTCRGNIREVEKALGVSYPTVRNRLESAIEALGRTTPTTPPSASPNRSEILASLERGELSAAEAIAKLEDLNP; via the coding sequence ATGAAATTGAACCAGTTCCCTTCCCGCTGTCCCGTGTGCTCCGACGCCCTGCGCGTGACCGAGCTGGCCTGCCCCGGCTGCGACACCAGCATCCGCGGCACGTTCGGCCTGCCCCTCCTGGCCCAGCTCCCCTCGGACCTGCAGGAGTTCATCGTCACCTTCGTCACCTGCCGCGGCAACATCCGCGAGGTCGAGAAGGCCCTCGGGGTCAGCTACCCCACCGTCCGCAACCGCCTGGAGAGCGCCATCGAGGCCCTCGGGCGCACCACTCCGACCACCCCCCCGAGCGCTTCGCCGAATCGTTCCGAGATCCTCGCCTCCTTGGAGCGCGGGGAGCTCAGCGCGGCCGAGGCGATCGCGAAGCTAGAGGATTTGAATCCATGA